In Arthrobacter sp. PAMC25284, a single genomic region encodes these proteins:
- a CDS encoding leucyl aminopeptidase, protein MVKNTEVKLSAIAGSLLKFPGDALVVGVGQGPDGPVLLENPLSAKAAEALAETLRILGVTGASDQAHRVPGLPETGAAVLVLAGVGKLSGSQPLTEETLRRAAGSAVRQLAGLSTVTLALPTASLADVAAVAEGAAMGAYSFTEHRSSKDGLKAPVENVVISTGFARDKGLQPVLERAALIGKAVNATRTLVNQPPSHLYPETFADAAKELSKGLPVKVTVWDEKRLEKEGFGGIMGVGKGSSRQPRLVKVEYAPAKAAAKIALVGKGITFDTGGISIKPALGMGDMKSDMAGAAVVLNTVLAIAGLGLPVKVTAWLCIAENMPSGAASRPADVLTMFGGKTVEVLNTDAEGRLVMADGIVAASQEYPDAIIDVATLTGAQLIALGNRTAGVMGADSVTGPLKAAADRAGELVWPMPLPEELRPSLDSQVADLANIGERHGGMMTAAVFLREFVGKDKDGAQIPWAHIDIAGPSFNNGSPYGYNHKQATGCTVRTLVAYVEDVLAATA, encoded by the coding sequence GTGGTCAAGAATACTGAAGTGAAACTTAGTGCAATCGCAGGGAGCCTCCTGAAGTTCCCCGGTGACGCCCTCGTGGTCGGCGTCGGGCAGGGTCCTGACGGTCCCGTCCTGCTGGAGAACCCGCTGTCGGCCAAGGCCGCAGAAGCTCTTGCCGAGACACTGCGCATTCTTGGCGTGACCGGGGCTTCCGACCAGGCGCACCGCGTGCCGGGGCTGCCGGAAACCGGAGCCGCCGTCCTGGTGCTGGCAGGTGTGGGAAAGCTGTCCGGTTCGCAGCCGCTCACTGAAGAGACCCTCCGGCGTGCCGCCGGCTCTGCCGTCCGTCAATTGGCCGGCCTCAGCACCGTGACGCTCGCCCTTCCGACGGCGTCACTGGCCGACGTCGCCGCCGTCGCCGAAGGTGCAGCGATGGGCGCCTACTCCTTCACCGAACACCGCTCCTCGAAGGACGGCCTCAAAGCACCGGTGGAGAACGTCGTGATCAGCACCGGGTTCGCCAGGGACAAGGGCCTTCAGCCGGTGCTCGAGCGTGCCGCCCTGATCGGCAAGGCAGTCAACGCGACCCGTACGCTCGTGAACCAGCCGCCCAGCCACCTTTATCCGGAGACCTTTGCCGACGCCGCCAAGGAGCTGTCCAAGGGCCTGCCGGTCAAGGTGACCGTCTGGGATGAAAAGCGCCTCGAAAAGGAGGGCTTCGGCGGCATCATGGGGGTGGGCAAAGGCTCTTCCCGGCAACCGCGCCTGGTTAAGGTCGAATATGCTCCCGCCAAGGCGGCGGCAAAGATTGCCCTCGTCGGTAAGGGAATCACCTTCGATACCGGCGGGATTTCCATCAAGCCGGCCCTGGGCATGGGCGACATGAAGAGTGACATGGCGGGCGCCGCCGTCGTGCTGAACACCGTGCTGGCCATCGCAGGACTCGGTCTGCCCGTGAAGGTGACCGCCTGGCTCTGCATCGCGGAAAACATGCCCTCCGGTGCCGCCTCACGTCCCGCCGACGTGCTGACCATGTTTGGCGGCAAGACCGTAGAGGTCCTGAACACCGACGCCGAGGGCCGCCTGGTCATGGCCGATGGCATCGTCGCCGCAAGCCAGGAGTACCCGGACGCCATCATCGACGTCGCCACCCTGACCGGCGCCCAGCTGATCGCCCTCGGCAACCGCACCGCGGGTGTGATGGGTGCCGACTCAGTGACCGGCCCGCTCAAGGCCGCCGCGGACCGCGCCGGCGAACTCGTCTGGCCGATGCCGCTGCCGGAGGAACTGCGGCCCAGCCTGGACTCCCAGGTCGCCGACCTGGCGAACATCGGTGAACGCCACGGCGGCATGATGACAGCCGCCGTTTTCCTGCGGGAATTTGTCGGCAAGGACAAAGACGGAGCGCAGATTCCGTGGGCTCATATCGACATTGCCGGCCCGTCGTTTAACAACGGCAGCCCCTACGGCTACAACCACAAACAGGCAACGGGCTGCACCGTACGCACCCTGGTGGCTTACGTCGAGGACGTCCTGGCCGCGACCGCCTGA
- the lpdA gene encoding dihydrolipoyl dehydrogenase — protein MADQATAQEFDILVLGGGSGGYATALRAVQLGLTVGLVEKAKLGGTCLHNGCIPTKALLHSAELADHARDASKYGVNVTLDGVDMTAVNAYKDGIIAGKYKGLQGLIKSKKDITVIEGEGKLQGADTVVVNGTAYKGKNIVLATGSYSRSLPGLEIGGRVITSDEALTMDYIPKSVIILGGGVIGVEFASVWKSFGVDVTVVEGLPSLVPNEDPTIVKAFERAFKKRGIKFNTGTFFQGVEQNADGVKATLVDGKTFEAELMLVAVGRGPVTANLGYEEAGLNIDRGFVITNERLHTGVGNIYAVGDIVPGVQLAHRGYQQGIFVAEEIAGMSPVVVEDINIPKVTYSEPEIATVGYSEPAAKAKFGEDQVETQEYNLAGNGKSSILGTSGLVKLVRQKNGPVVGVHMIGQRMGEQIGEAQLIVNWEAYPEDVAQLLHAHPTQNESLGEAHMALAGKPLHG, from the coding sequence GTGGCCGATCAGGCAACTGCGCAAGAATTCGACATCCTGGTTCTCGGCGGCGGCAGCGGCGGTTACGCAACCGCCCTGCGAGCTGTCCAGCTCGGCCTTACCGTGGGCCTGGTCGAGAAGGCCAAGCTCGGCGGTACATGCCTGCACAACGGCTGTATCCCCACAAAAGCCCTGCTGCACTCCGCAGAACTGGCGGACCATGCCCGCGATGCGTCCAAGTACGGCGTCAATGTGACCCTTGACGGCGTCGACATGACCGCCGTCAACGCCTACAAAGACGGCATCATCGCCGGCAAATATAAGGGCCTGCAGGGTCTGATCAAGAGCAAAAAAGACATCACTGTCATCGAGGGTGAGGGCAAGCTCCAGGGCGCCGACACCGTCGTCGTGAACGGCACTGCGTACAAGGGCAAGAACATCGTCCTCGCCACAGGGTCCTACTCCCGTTCGCTGCCGGGCCTCGAAATCGGCGGCCGTGTCATCACCTCGGATGAAGCCCTCACCATGGACTACATCCCCAAGAGTGTCATCATCCTCGGCGGCGGCGTTATCGGCGTCGAGTTCGCTTCCGTGTGGAAGTCCTTCGGCGTTGACGTCACCGTCGTGGAAGGCCTGCCGTCGCTGGTCCCCAATGAAGACCCGACCATCGTCAAGGCGTTTGAGCGTGCCTTCAAGAAGCGCGGCATCAAATTCAACACCGGCACCTTCTTCCAGGGTGTTGAGCAGAACGCCGACGGCGTCAAGGCCACCCTCGTGGACGGCAAGACCTTCGAAGCGGAGCTTATGCTCGTCGCGGTCGGCCGCGGCCCCGTCACGGCCAATCTTGGATACGAGGAGGCCGGGCTGAACATTGACCGCGGCTTCGTCATCACCAACGAACGCCTGCACACCGGCGTCGGCAACATCTACGCCGTCGGCGACATCGTCCCGGGCGTGCAGTTGGCCCACCGCGGCTACCAGCAGGGCATCTTCGTCGCCGAGGAAATCGCCGGCATGAGCCCCGTGGTCGTCGAGGACATCAACATCCCCAAGGTCACCTACTCCGAGCCGGAAATTGCCACGGTCGGATACTCCGAGCCGGCAGCCAAGGCGAAGTTCGGCGAGGACCAGGTCGAGACGCAGGAATACAACCTCGCCGGGAACGGCAAGAGCTCGATCCTCGGCACCAGCGGCCTGGTCAAGCTGGTCCGGCAGAAAAACGGCCCCGTGGTCGGCGTCCACATGATCGGTCAGCGCATGGGCGAGCAGATCGGCGAGGCCCAGCTGATCGTCAACTGGGAGGCCTACCCCGAGGATGTCGCCCAATTGCTGCACGCCCACCCGACGCAGAATGAGTCGCTGGGCGAAGCACACATGGCCCTGGCCGGTAAACCCCTCCACGGCTAA
- the sucB gene encoding 2-oxoglutarate dehydrogenase, E2 component, dihydrolipoamide succinyltransferase yields the protein MSESVNLPALGESVTEGTVTRWLKQVGDRVEVDEPLLEVSTDKVDTEIPSPIAGIIEEILVAEDETAEVGAPLVRIGSGEQSAPAAEEAPAQEAPAEEASAEQPAEPEAAAPEAAAPAAEDATSGEVHEVTLPALGESVTEGTVTRWLKSVGDTVEVDEPLLEVSTDKVDTEIPSPVAGTLQEIRVNEDETAEVGSVLAIIGSGAAAPAAAPQQEAPKQEAPKQEEAPKQAEAPKQAEAPKQEEAPKQEEAPKQEEAPKQEEAPKQEAPAAAQGAAAPAESGYVTPLVRKLANQQGIDIASLTGTGVGGRIRKQDVLAAAEAKAAPAAASAPASAPAAAPASEAASSLRGTVQKAPRIRQVIARRMRESLDTSTQLTQVHEVDMTKVAKLRTRAKDSFQAQNGSKLTFLPFIAKAVAEALKQHPKVNASYDEDKQEITYHNAEHLAIAVDTDKGLLVPVINDAGNLNMAGLAGKIADVADRTRKGKIGPDELSGGTFSITNIGSVGALFDTPIINQPQVAILGTGAIVKRAVVVSDENGDDSLAIRSMMYLSLTYDHRLVDGADAGRFLQTLKTRLEAGAFEADLGL from the coding sequence ATGTCTGAATCCGTTAACTTGCCCGCCCTTGGTGAGAGCGTCACCGAAGGAACCGTCACACGCTGGCTCAAGCAGGTAGGTGACCGGGTAGAGGTGGACGAGCCGCTGCTCGAAGTCTCCACCGACAAAGTAGACACCGAGATCCCCTCTCCGATTGCGGGCATCATCGAAGAAATCCTCGTCGCCGAAGACGAGACCGCTGAAGTCGGCGCACCGCTGGTGCGGATCGGCTCCGGCGAACAGTCTGCCCCCGCAGCCGAAGAAGCCCCGGCGCAGGAAGCCCCCGCCGAAGAAGCCTCCGCCGAACAGCCCGCAGAGCCGGAAGCGGCCGCCCCTGAGGCAGCAGCCCCCGCCGCCGAGGATGCCACGTCCGGCGAGGTACACGAAGTCACACTTCCGGCCCTGGGCGAGAGCGTCACCGAAGGCACCGTGACCCGCTGGCTCAAGAGCGTCGGTGACACAGTTGAGGTGGACGAGCCGCTGCTGGAGGTCTCCACCGACAAGGTCGACACCGAGATCCCGTCGCCGGTGGCAGGGACCCTGCAGGAAATCCGGGTCAACGAGGATGAAACCGCCGAGGTCGGCTCCGTGCTGGCTATCATCGGTTCCGGTGCCGCAGCCCCGGCCGCGGCTCCCCAGCAGGAAGCTCCCAAGCAGGAAGCCCCCAAGCAGGAGGAAGCCCCCAAGCAGGCTGAGGCTCCGAAGCAGGCTGAGGCTCCGAAGCAGGAGGAAGCTCCGAAGCAGGAGGAAGCTCCGAAGCAGGAGGAAGCTCCGAAGCAGGAGGAAGCTCCGAAGCAGGAAGCCCCTGCGGCAGCGCAGGGCGCCGCAGCTCCGGCTGAATCCGGCTACGTCACCCCCCTGGTCCGCAAGCTGGCCAACCAGCAGGGCATCGACATCGCCTCCCTGACCGGCACCGGCGTCGGCGGCCGCATCCGGAAGCAGGACGTCCTGGCAGCAGCTGAGGCCAAGGCGGCACCGGCAGCGGCCAGCGCCCCGGCGTCTGCTCCGGCAGCCGCACCGGCTTCGGAGGCGGCCTCTTCACTGCGCGGCACCGTGCAGAAGGCTCCGCGCATTCGCCAGGTCATCGCCCGCCGTATGCGCGAGTCCCTGGATACCTCCACGCAGCTGACCCAGGTGCACGAGGTCGACATGACCAAGGTTGCCAAGCTGCGGACCCGCGCCAAGGATTCGTTCCAGGCCCAGAATGGTTCCAAGCTGACCTTCCTGCCTTTCATCGCCAAGGCCGTTGCCGAGGCACTGAAGCAGCACCCGAAGGTCAATGCTTCCTACGACGAGGACAAGCAGGAGATCACCTACCACAACGCCGAGCACCTGGCGATTGCGGTGGACACGGATAAGGGCCTGCTGGTCCCGGTTATCAACGACGCGGGCAACCTGAACATGGCGGGCCTGGCTGGAAAGATCGCCGACGTCGCGGACCGCACCCGAAAGGGCAAGATTGGACCGGATGAGCTGTCCGGCGGTACGTTCAGCATCACGAACATCGGCTCGGTCGGCGCTCTCTTCGACACGCCGATCATCAACCAGCCGCAGGTGGCCATCCTGGGCACGGGCGCGATCGTCAAGCGTGCCGTTGTGGTCTCGGACGAAAATGGCGATGACTCGCTGGCTATCCGCTCGATGATGTACCTCTCCCTGACGTACGACCACCGTCTGGTGGACGGCGCGGACGCCGGCCGGTTCCTGCAGACGCTGAAAACGCGTCTGGAAGCAGGGGCGTTCGAGGCAGACCTCGGCCTCTAG
- a CDS encoding OsmC family protein — protein sequence MAATRTAHTVWNGDLMSGAGSTTLDSSGLGTYDVTWKARAESAAGKTSPEELIAAAHSACFCMQLSNLLAQAGHTPDELNAKADVTFVPGTGITDSHLTLSAKVPGISEEDFQRIADEAKSTCPVSGALTGLKITLDATLVS from the coding sequence ATGGCAGCAACACGCACCGCACATACCGTATGGAATGGCGACCTCATGTCAGGGGCAGGCAGCACAACGCTGGACAGCTCCGGGTTGGGCACGTATGACGTCACCTGGAAGGCCCGCGCCGAGTCGGCTGCTGGCAAGACGAGCCCAGAGGAACTGATCGCCGCGGCCCACTCAGCCTGCTTCTGCATGCAGCTGAGCAACCTGCTGGCACAGGCCGGTCACACCCCGGATGAGCTCAACGCCAAAGCGGATGTCACCTTTGTGCCCGGGACCGGCATCACCGACAGCCACCTCACCCTGTCCGCCAAGGTTCCCGGCATCTCCGAGGAGGACTTCCAGCGAATCGCCGATGAAGCGAAGTCCACCTGCCCGGTCTCCGGCGCCCTGACCGGACTCAAGATCACCCTGGACGCGACCCTCGTGTCCTAG
- a CDS encoding PDZ domain-containing protein, with protein MTSSSYFRFPHVHGDLITFVAEDDVWIAPLQGGRAWRVSSLQLPARNPRFTPDGKHLVWTVVQGTAPEVVVADVDGGGYRQLSYFGHSSTRVKGFTPDGDIVVTSAFKQSDSRHTHAYSLPVSGGWAQELGFGPVESVAFGPVVGDERPVVLASVLSREPAWWKRYRGGAAGKLWIDGDGNGEFERLAAEIDGNLTDPMWVNGRIAFLSDHEGYGNLYSVLPNGTGLRRHTDHEDFYVRHAATDGKRVVFESAGELWLLTDLGSEPVKLEISLGSASQARRAVLLKPARHLGDVVPDRTGGSSAVEAHGTVHWLRHKDGPSRVLEATPGVRARLPRPLGEGRIAYVADHDGVEALYVKAIAAPVPGVPGHGKASPRPAQAREETAAGDDAGAGMPLPKPVSAARVGGFAGTEVPVSVPVSAPAAAPGIAVAAGAEQESPEPLQTMRIGFPTPTRTSALEASPDGRWLAVGTSFGGIYLADTRTGALSLVSSIGEGSIEGFSWSPDSTWLGWSEPVTSFGSRSRLRIASIGDGLAAGPEGIPASAIIEVTDGRFCDESPSFTPDGKFLAFLSNRSFDPVYDGHSFDLSFPSPIKPYLVALAADTPSPFGPTVDLDVAADVASDPSDESGDRLPVVRVDAEGLAHRVIAVPVRQGNYSALTATDEALLWLDSELSGVTGEGRASLEDRKTAPSLVRFDMAKRRLATIVESLDSYRLSGDGGKIVYLHEKQIRVAPTAAKADEESGQLVTVDLSRIRVLLEPLSVWGQAFDETWRLQRDFFWTEDMAGQDWDSIHARYRPVVDRLGSHDDLVDLLWELHGELGTSHAYVRPRAVSENGSNGQGRLGADFAFTGRGWEITRILAGESSDPLATSPLTRPGADAKAGDVLLAIDGVELSNALAPAMQLVGAAGRAVELTLLNGAGHGDLAGQQRRVAVVPVKDEERLRYQEWVAGNRRTVREASQGTFGYLHIPDMLANGWAQLHRDLDTETALDGLIVDVRRNRGGHTSQLVAELIGRKVTGWSMPRGEKPRTYPHHAPRGPVIILTDEFAGSDGDIITQVSKLRGIGAGHRNPDLGRGCRDRQPLRPGRRHGRHPAPLRHLVRRRRRLGCGELRRRSGH; from the coding sequence ATGACCTCTTCGAGTTACTTCCGTTTCCCGCATGTGCACGGTGACCTGATCACCTTCGTGGCCGAGGACGATGTCTGGATTGCGCCCCTTCAGGGCGGCCGCGCCTGGCGCGTGTCCTCACTGCAGCTGCCGGCCAGGAATCCCCGCTTCACGCCCGACGGAAAACATCTGGTCTGGACCGTGGTCCAAGGCACCGCCCCGGAAGTTGTCGTCGCGGACGTCGACGGCGGCGGCTACCGCCAGCTGAGCTACTTCGGTCACAGTTCCACGCGGGTCAAGGGATTCACCCCCGACGGCGACATCGTCGTCACCAGCGCATTCAAGCAGTCCGATAGCCGCCACACGCACGCGTACAGCCTGCCGGTCAGCGGCGGCTGGGCGCAGGAACTCGGATTCGGCCCGGTTGAATCCGTCGCCTTCGGGCCCGTCGTCGGCGACGAACGTCCCGTGGTCCTGGCCAGCGTCCTCTCCCGTGAGCCCGCCTGGTGGAAGCGGTACCGGGGCGGCGCCGCCGGCAAGCTCTGGATCGACGGCGACGGAAACGGCGAGTTTGAGCGGCTCGCCGCAGAAATCGACGGGAACCTCACCGATCCCATGTGGGTCAACGGACGCATCGCGTTCCTGTCCGACCACGAAGGCTACGGCAACCTCTACTCAGTGCTGCCCAACGGCACCGGCCTGCGGCGCCATACCGACCACGAGGACTTCTATGTCCGGCACGCGGCCACTGACGGCAAACGCGTGGTCTTCGAATCAGCCGGTGAGCTGTGGCTCCTGACGGACCTCGGCAGCGAACCGGTCAAGCTCGAAATTTCGCTCGGGTCCGCCTCGCAGGCCCGCCGTGCCGTCCTGCTGAAACCGGCACGGCACCTCGGCGACGTCGTCCCCGACCGCACCGGTGGCTCCAGCGCCGTCGAAGCCCACGGCACGGTGCACTGGCTGCGGCATAAGGACGGTCCGTCCCGTGTCCTCGAAGCCACCCCCGGTGTCCGGGCCCGCCTGCCGCGCCCGTTGGGTGAGGGCAGGATTGCCTACGTCGCGGACCACGACGGCGTCGAAGCCCTGTATGTGAAAGCCATCGCGGCGCCCGTGCCCGGCGTGCCGGGGCACGGTAAGGCGTCACCGCGGCCGGCTCAGGCCCGGGAGGAAACGGCAGCCGGGGACGACGCCGGAGCCGGGATGCCGCTGCCGAAACCGGTCTCCGCCGCACGGGTGGGCGGTTTTGCCGGGACCGAGGTGCCGGTGAGCGTCCCGGTTTCCGCCCCGGCGGCTGCCCCGGGCATTGCTGTGGCGGCCGGTGCCGAACAGGAAAGCCCGGAACCGCTCCAGACTATGAGGATCGGATTTCCCACACCAACCAGGACCAGCGCGCTGGAGGCCAGCCCCGACGGACGCTGGCTCGCCGTCGGAACGTCCTTCGGCGGCATTTACCTTGCCGACACCCGGACGGGCGCCCTGTCGCTCGTGAGCAGCATCGGCGAAGGCAGCATCGAGGGCTTCAGTTGGTCCCCGGATTCGACGTGGCTGGGCTGGTCCGAGCCGGTGACATCGTTTGGGTCCCGGAGCCGGCTGCGGATTGCCAGCATCGGCGACGGCCTCGCCGCCGGCCCGGAGGGCATCCCGGCGTCGGCGATCATCGAGGTCACGGACGGCCGGTTCTGCGACGAATCTCCCTCCTTCACTCCGGACGGAAAGTTCCTTGCCTTCCTGTCCAACCGCAGCTTCGACCCGGTCTACGACGGGCACTCGTTCGATCTCTCGTTTCCGAGCCCGATCAAGCCGTATCTGGTGGCACTGGCCGCCGACACGCCGTCCCCCTTCGGCCCCACCGTCGATCTGGACGTGGCCGCTGATGTGGCCAGTGACCCCTCGGACGAAAGCGGGGACCGGCTGCCCGTTGTCCGCGTTGACGCCGAAGGACTCGCGCACCGGGTCATTGCCGTTCCCGTGCGCCAGGGCAACTATTCCGCACTCACCGCAACCGACGAAGCGCTGCTGTGGCTCGACAGCGAGCTTTCGGGTGTGACCGGGGAAGGACGCGCAAGCCTGGAGGACCGCAAAACCGCGCCGAGCCTGGTCCGTTTTGACATGGCCAAACGCCGCCTCGCGACGATCGTGGAGTCGTTGGACAGCTACCGGCTCTCCGGCGACGGCGGGAAAATCGTTTACCTGCACGAGAAGCAGATCCGCGTCGCGCCGACAGCCGCCAAAGCCGACGAGGAATCGGGGCAGCTGGTCACCGTGGACCTGAGCCGGATCCGGGTGCTGCTCGAACCCCTCAGCGTCTGGGGCCAGGCCTTCGACGAAACCTGGCGCCTCCAGCGCGACTTCTTCTGGACCGAGGACATGGCCGGCCAGGACTGGGACTCGATCCATGCCCGCTACCGGCCGGTCGTGGACCGGCTCGGCTCCCACGACGACCTCGTGGACCTGCTCTGGGAACTGCACGGCGAGCTGGGCACGTCCCATGCCTACGTCCGTCCCAGGGCGGTCTCGGAGAACGGCAGCAACGGCCAGGGCCGGCTCGGCGCCGATTTCGCCTTCACCGGCAGGGGCTGGGAGATCACCCGGATTCTGGCAGGGGAGTCCTCGGACCCGCTGGCCACCTCGCCGCTCACCCGGCCCGGGGCGGATGCCAAGGCCGGCGATGTCCTGCTGGCGATCGACGGCGTCGAGCTCTCCAACGCGCTGGCCCCGGCCATGCAGCTGGTAGGCGCGGCAGGGCGGGCCGTGGAGCTGACGCTCCTCAACGGCGCCGGGCATGGCGACCTGGCCGGACAGCAGCGCCGCGTGGCCGTGGTTCCGGTCAAGGATGAGGAACGCCTGCGCTATCAGGAGTGGGTCGCCGGCAACCGCCGGACTGTGCGGGAAGCCTCACAGGGGACCTTTGGCTACCTGCATATCCCGGACATGCTGGCCAACGGCTGGGCCCAGCTGCACCGCGACCTCGACACCGAAACGGCGCTGGACGGACTCATCGTCGACGTCCGCCGTAACCGCGGCGGCCACACCTCGCAGCTCGTCGCGGAGCTTATAGGACGCAAGGTCACCGGATGGAGCATGCCGCGCGGTGAGAAACCCCGGACTTACCCGCACCACGCACCGCGCGGGCCGGTCATTATTTTGACCGACGAATTCGCCGGGTCCGACGGCGACATCATCACGCAGGTTTCCAAGTTGCGCGGGATCGGGGCCGGTCATCGGAACCCGGACCTGGGGCGGGGTTGTAGGGATCGACAACCGCTTCGCCCTGGCCGACGGCACGGGCGTCACCCAGCCCCGCTACGCCACCTGGTTCGCCGGCGGCGTCGGCTGGGGTGTGGAGAACTTCGGCGTCGCTCCGGACATTGA
- a CDS encoding TIGR01777 family oxidoreductase: MRIIVAGASGLIGTALSSSLRSSGHDVVALVRRPAASPSEFEWNPAEGRIDDAALQGADAVINLSGAGIGDRPWTKARIAELLASRVGPTRTLTAAMSRLEVPPAVFLSQSASGYYGSAGPVVLRENAPAGTGTLARICVEWEAAAHEAPAGVRVVTPRTGVVLSRSGGALGRLMPLLRLGVGGPLGNGRQYWPWVTLPDVAGAFSFLLTAPVSGAVNLCAPESADVNSLIAGLAGALHRPALLRVPAPVLRLVMGQLAEELLLASQRMEPAVLAGAGFEWQHPALAQAAAWVAERG; this comes from the coding sequence ATGCGAATCATTGTTGCCGGTGCCTCCGGGCTGATCGGAACCGCCCTTTCCAGCAGTCTGCGCAGCAGCGGGCACGACGTCGTGGCTCTGGTCCGCCGGCCGGCCGCCTCGCCGTCGGAGTTCGAGTGGAACCCGGCGGAGGGCCGGATCGACGACGCCGCACTGCAGGGCGCCGACGCGGTGATCAACCTCTCCGGCGCCGGGATCGGCGACCGGCCGTGGACCAAGGCCCGGATCGCGGAGCTCCTCGCCTCGCGGGTAGGGCCGACGCGCACCCTGACGGCCGCGATGTCCCGGCTGGAGGTGCCGCCGGCCGTCTTCCTGAGCCAGTCGGCATCCGGCTATTACGGCAGCGCCGGGCCAGTGGTGCTTCGCGAGAATGCTCCGGCGGGGACCGGCACGCTGGCCCGGATCTGCGTCGAATGGGAGGCTGCGGCGCACGAGGCACCGGCGGGGGTCCGGGTTGTCACGCCGCGCACCGGTGTGGTCCTTAGCAGGTCCGGCGGCGCGCTGGGCCGTCTGATGCCGCTGCTTCGCCTGGGCGTGGGCGGCCCGCTCGGCAACGGCCGGCAGTACTGGCCCTGGGTCACGCTTCCGGATGTCGCGGGCGCGTTTTCGTTCCTGCTCACCGCCCCGGTGAGCGGAGCGGTGAATCTGTGTGCTCCCGAAAGCGCTGATGTGAACTCCCTGATAGCAGGGCTGGCCGGAGCCCTGCACCGCCCGGCACTCCTGCGGGTCCCGGCCCCGGTGCTGCGGCTTGTGATGGGACAACTCGCTGAGGAGCTGCTCCTGGCCAGCCAGCGAATGGAACCGGCGGTGCTGGCCGGTGCAGGATTTGAATGGCAGCACCCAGCCCTGGCTCAGGCCGCGGCGTGGGTTGCTGAACGGGGCTGA